In Cyclobacteriaceae bacterium, the DNA window GGCAAAAAGCAGCGGATTGACACTAATTCTATAAGGGAAAGACTCTAACCATAAATTCATTCCCCACCATGCCAGCGGCCACGCAATGATATTGGCGACAAGGACAAGTTGTATAAATCCTTTTGAGAGCAGAAGTACAATGCTCACGGAACTCGAACCTAATACTTTTCTGATCCCAATCTCCTTCGTCCTTTGTATGGTCATAAAAGAGGCGAGTCCAAAGAGACCCAGACACGCTATAAAAATAGCCAGCACGGTAAACAGGCTAAAGACTCTTCCAAACTGAAGATCACTTTCATATTGACGATTAAAGAACTGATCCAGGAAAAAATAATCTATTGGATTACCTGGAAAGAATGTTTTCCATGGACCATCAAGAGTTGATAAAAGCTGCTGACTGTTTTCAGATTCAATCTTAAACGCAAAGAAACTCGATGCTGAAATAAATCTAAAAACTAATGGTGACACCATCGTCTTAAGAGACATCTGATGATAATCTTCCAGCACTCCGACGATCTCAAGTGTATCCCCGCCATGTCTGACCTTCTCTCCGATTGCAGATTCAGGATCCTTGAATTCAAGCGAATGAATCATAGCCCGATTGAGCATCACACTTTTTCTTTCATTTGGATGGTCGAGGTCAAAATTTCTGCCGGCAATAATCTGAAGACCGAAAGCAGGCACATACTCATGATCAATTCCTACCGAGTATCCTGAGATTGAATTCTCTGGTCCAGCATTAATTCTCCTGATACCACTAGCCCAGAAAATTTCGTCACCCGGAACATTGGTTGATGCCGTCATGCTTTTAATTCCAGGAATTCTCAATGCTTCCGTTCTAAAGCTTTCCAGGTTTTTTCGATAGGTAGAATCAATGGCACTCGGACCTTTCAAAACAAGAGTCTGATTGATGTTAACACCCAGATTTTGATTCTTCATAAAGCTCAATTGCTGATAAACAACTATTGATCCAATGATCAGTACAACGTAGGCAACAAATTGAAATACCACCAAGCCCTTTCTTAAAACTCCACTCTGAGATGTTCCCATGCTCTTTCCTTTGAGAACTGAAATAGGCTTAAAGGAGGAAAGAATAATAGCAGGATAGAATCCGGAAAGCACAGATCCGGCTAAAAACAAAAGGCTCACTAAAAGCCAGAAATCTGCCTGCATCATATAGTCGAGTGGAATGATCCTTCCTGATAAGTTTGAAAATGACGGCCATGCTATCCGTACCAAAAGGATTGCGATGAGGGCAGCGAATAAATTCACCAGAAAAGATTCAGCAAGGAACTGTCTGACAAGCTGTTCTTTCTGAGCACCCATCACTTTTCGCACGCCCACTTCATTGGCACGTTCAAAAGATTTGGCAGTTGCAAGATTGATATAG includes these proteins:
- a CDS encoding FtsX-like permease family protein, with the protein product MIRNYFTSAIRNFLRHKSFTLLNIIGLSLGIAASLLILQYVKYERSFDKFHSNAEDIYRIQYNGYQGGKLRFECAAAVPAAGPALKNNFSEVKQFARLYPVSGIVSYQSPDRGVISFREEKMQIADPGIFEVFDFDLVKGNESDALVGPNKAVISERAAKKYFGEEDPIGKNIDWDGTNKFEITGVMKNVPQNSHIKFDILFSYQTLNAQTKNESETNWGWYDFNTYVLLKPGTDVNELQGRWNAFLEKNRGEEWTKNNNRQEFILQPMLAIHLYANLLQESQPEERGDGDSVYALSIIALFILAIAWVNYINLATAKSFERANEVGVRKVMGAQKEQLVRQFLAESFLVNLFAALIAILLVRIAWPSFSNLSGRIIPLDYMMQADFWLLVSLLFLAGSVLSGFYPAIILSSFKPISVLKGKSMGTSQSGVLRKGLVVFQFVAYVVLIIGSIVVYQQLSFMKNQNLGVNINQTLVLKGPSAIDSTYRKNLESFRTEALRIPGIKSMTASTNVPGDEIFWASGIRRINAGPENSISGYSVGIDHEYVPAFGLQIIAGRNFDLDHPNERKSVMLNRAMIHSLEFKDPESAIGEKVRHGGDTLEIVGVLEDYHQMSLKTMVSPLVFRFISASSFFAFKIESENSQQLLSTLDGPWKTFFPGNPIDYFFLDQFFNRQYESDLQFGRVFSLFTVLAIFIACLGLFGLASFMTIQRTKEIGIRKVLGSSSVSIVLLLSKGFIQLVLVANIIAWPLAWWGMNLWLESFPYRISVNPLLFALAGFGVVFIAFVSVGFQTLKAARVDPAKTLKYE